A region of the Chryseobacterium cucumeris genome:
GAAGATGTCTTCCCATTTTTCTCGTCAATGTTCCGAAGTTTACATCTGTTCCCATATCCATCTTCGTTGCAGCCATTACTTCAGACTGGTTTCTTTTACTCATCACCAGAGGAATCCATTCTTTCAGTTTTTCGTGATCTGTAGAAAATTCCATTCCTGAAAAAAGAACAGATTCTGCCATTTTATCGTGGCGTTTTTTAAGGTATTCAGCATCTTTTTCTCCGAATACAAGACTCATATGAGCACAGGAATTGATAAATTCTTTAGGTTCACGGATATATCCTTTGGTAATCAGATAAGACCAGAATTGTTTTGAAATTTCAAACTGCTCTGCAATGCTTTCGGCTTTGGTAATATCAATAGATCCGTCCGGTTTTTCAGGGGTATAGTTGAGCTCACAAAAAGCGGAGTGGCCTGTTCCGGCGTTGTTCCATGCAGCTGTACTTTCTTTGGCAAACCTTCCGAGTCTTTCGAAGATAGCGATTTCAAGATTTGGATCAAATTCATGAAGCAGCGTTGCTAAAGTGGCGCTCATGATTCCGCCGCCTATCAGTACAACGTCGTATTTAGGTTTCGGTGTTCTGCTTGTAAGCGATTGTGACATAATTTTAAAATTTTACTTCAAATTTCGGGAAAAGTTTTAAAAATCAGCACGATTTAATCCGTTATTTTTTTGCTCAGAGGACTTCTTGAGTACACAACAAAAAACCATGGAAAATTTCAATAAAGTACCATTGAAATGATTGATAATATAAAATAGCAGTACGGGTCGCTGCCAGGATTAGTCAATAAAAAAACTTAAGCATTTACTGCCTAAGTTTTTCTATGTATGTTTAACGGGCTTTTATTCCAGCTCCATTTTAATTCAATTTTGCGGTCAGTTTTTTAAACTGCTTTTCAGCATTTTTACCTTCATACAAAATAGCATATACCGTATCAATAATCGGGAGTTTAAGGTTTTTCTGTTTCGCTGTCTTATAAATGGAATCTGCTGCGTAATATCCTTCTGCTACCATGTTCATGGACTGAATGGCAGACTTCACGGTATATCCTTTTCCGATCAGGTTTCCAAGGTTTCTGTTTCTTGAGAAAAGTGAATACGCCGTTACCAAAAGGTCACCCAGATAGGCACTTTCGTTCACATCTCTTGGTGCTTCATAAATCGCTTCCAGGAAAGTTTCCATTTCACGGATTGCGTTGGAAACAAATACTGCCGTAAAGTTATCTCCATATCCTAATCCACTGGCAATTCCTGCTCCTATGGCAAAAATGTTCTTAAGGATCGCACTGTACTCATTTCCTAAAATATCTTTGCTTGTATGCACTTTGATAAAATCTGAACTGAATATTCCTTCAAGTTTTTCAGCGGTTTCATCTTCTACTGCTGCAATCGTAAGATAAGAAAGTCTTTCCATGGCAACCTCTTCGGCATGACAAGGTCCTGCAATAACAGCCTGGTTTCTGAAACCAATTTTAAATTCATCACGAAGATAATGCGCCACCACATCATTTACTTTTGGAATAATTCCTTTAATTGCAGAGATAAAGATCTTGTCTGAATAATCGCACGTCATTTTATCCAGTGTATCAGACAGGTAAATAGACGGCGTTGCCAGCACAATAACATCACAGGCAGATACCAGTTCGTTAATATCTGTTGTCAGTTTTAAACTTTTAAGATTAAAATGTGCCGCCGTAAGATAGGTTGGGTTATGCCCACGAAGCTCAATAGCCCCTTTTACAAATTCATTTCTTACGCACCAGTGTACAACTTTGCAGTTTTCAACAAGCATTTTTACGATAGCGGTTGCAAAACTTCCGCTTCCTACAACTCCTACAGAAATATCCTTTTTATTCTTTTTTGGATTCGAAGATTCTGAAATAATTTTCTTTTTAGCCATAATTGGAATGTGAACTGCAAAGATATTAAAACAAAGACGTAACGCGGGCTTTGAAACTATGATAAAAGCCATTTTCTGAAAAAATTAACACTTCAACACAATTAAATAGTTAATTAGCCGTTAAATACAGAAAAAACTGAATTTTAAATAAAAATAACTCACAAAACTTATTTTTATTTAAATTTGCAGCTTCAAAACCGTTTTAAATTGACTAAGAGAAGAAATATGAAAAAATTTCTAAGCAGCAAGAAGAACGTAAACATTCTCCTGGGAGGACTTTTACTAGTAGTTTTTGCACAGGGTGTCTTCATTGCCAAGCTCTTTTCTGAAAGAGATGACAAAACCTACGAAGTGAACCTTGTAAAAATAAACACTGAAAAAGACAGTGTAGATTATCTAAAAATGAAAACTGATCTTACTCTTGTAGATCAGACTGTTGCCCAGCTCAACTCTTTCCTGAAGTCCAAAGACATTACCAACGAAAAGCTGATGATGCTCAACCAGGACAGTATTTCAAATTCTATTTATCTTTCCAAGCAGGCTAACCGATACAGCCAGTATCTGATGGATCTTCAGAAAAAACTGATGCAGGTTCCTCTAGGAATGCCTACTGACGGCTATATTTCGTCCAATTTCGGGATAAGAAAAAATCCTATCCCGTTCAAAACTGTTTTTGCTTCGGTAAAATCTGGTGCAGCGACTGAGACAAAGCCAGCTGCCGTTGCAGCTGCAAAACCAGAAGTAAAAGCCGAACCCGTTGAGAAAATTGTAGAGCTTACTGACAGCTATGGAAATAAAAGAGAAGTAAAGGTGATGGTTACTCCGAAAGCAAGTCCTGTGGCTGCTGCTCCAGCTCCTTCTACAACGAAAACCGTTGCGGGTATTGCTGCAAAAACTACCATTGCTGAAAAAAACAATCCACCTGCTGAAGCTGATCAGATGCAGTTTCATAAAGGACTGGATATTGCTGTGGCCTATGGTTCCGATGTAAGAGCCGCCGCTGCCGGAACAGTCATTTTCTCCGGACAAAAAGGAGGCTATGGAAACTGTGTAATTGTTTCTCACGGAAACGGACTGGCCACACTATACGGACATTTATCTGAACTTGTTGCTAAGGTGAATGATAAAGTAAAAGTAGGCCAGGTCATTGCGAAATCCGGAAATTCAGGGCGTTCTACAGGACCTCATCTGCATTATGAAGTACACAAAAACAATACTCCGATTAACCCGAAATTGTTTATGAATCTATAAAAAGAAAACTGTCTTATGAGAGGCAGTTTTTTGGTTTTAAAAATTAAAGTATTCATTTAGAGGTCTTTTTTAAACACGAAGAGCACGAATATAACGAATCACGAATATAATTCTCATGATCATAGATCTTCAAAATCTATAAAATCTGCGAGAGAATATTTTAATTCAAAGTTTTTAATTTGCTTTCTTTTGATTCTAAGGAGGCAAAGTTGGAATCAGCAAGCTGATTTAATGAAGCTTAAGGATATTTTCATTGTTAATTCTTATGATATAAAAAAACAGCTGCATTGGCAGCTGTTTTTTTACTTTAAGATTTTAAGCGTTCCTTTCGGATGGGTGAATGTACCGTCCGGACCTGCAATATTTGAATACACGATATTTTTATTATAATCCTGAATATGGGTTACATTGAAACCAAGGTGCGGCTCATGCCAGTATACCATAAAAACATTTTTTGCTACTTCTACTGCAGTATATTCTACAGTGTCCGTACTGTTTTTTGAACTTCCTTCTGTTCCTGTAAACGTCATGGTTTTGTTATCTTTAAAATCAAGAATGAATTTAACTTCTCCAAAGTCCACTTCCACTTTACTTCCGATTACCGGATAGGGTGATTTAAGATCCCAGTCCATTTCTTTAAGATAAACCTTTACTCCCATTTCAAGTTCTTCTTTTCCTGGCAGATCAGGGTATTTTTTTACCATAAAATCTACAATTGCAGATGTAGTTTTGTTCTCTGTTACTGCCTGTTTATAATTTTCCAGATAGTTTTTCACAAAATCAAGAGATTGTGGTGATGTGGAAAGTTCTGCAAAATGAGAAGGAATAACTTTTTCCGGTTTCAAACCTTTCATAGCATCAATCTGCCCTATCCATTGATCAATGGCTTTTACATTCTGAGTGTCTGCCATCCAGAGATGTGAGCCAACAGAAACTGAAATCCCGCCGGCAATGGTTTTAATGGAAGGAATCCACAGAAAACTGTGTGCCGGATCTTCCGGGTTTTGTCTGATTTCAATTTTATTTCCTTCAAGATCAGGAATTGAAGTAACTGCTTCAGGAATTATAATTTCCGATGGTGCATCTGCCTTCAACTGTGGTTTCCACACTCCCATTTTATCATCTTTTGAAGCTGATATAAGATAAGCAGTCTGTGCCGTTGAGATAATTTTAGCATTAGGAAAAGCTTTTCTAATCACATCCAATCCAAAATAAAAATCCGGATCACTGTGAGAAATAAAAACGGTTTTCAGGTTCTTTCCTGTTGCTTTTATTTCTTTTACCAGCTGTTCTGCATACTGTTTCTGAAACTGAGCATCTACAAGTATCGCATCTTTATCTCCATAAATAATGGTAGACGTAATAGGAAAAATAGCTTTGGCTCCCGGATTATAAACTTTCACTTTGAGATTCCCTGCAAATATGCTGATAAATCCCAATAGTGCTAATAACGACCATAATTTTTTTTGTATCATTTCTGTTCTTTTATTGATTAGTAAGCTGCTGTAAAACGTTCACGGATATGGTTGTTCTGCTCCAATTCATCTACCAGAACTACTGCTACATCTTCTACAGAAAGACGGCTTCTTCCGTTTTCATCAAATACCGGAGTTTCCAGTGAAGTCCTGTATTTTCCTGTTCTTTCTCCTACATTAGCCTGATTCATTTCGATAGCAGGGCTGAAGAATGTCCAATCCAACGTATTATTCTCTTTGATCTTGTTTAAATAATCTCTTGCCGCTGTTGCCCCTGGTTTGTAAGCTTCCGGGAAATCAGGAGTATCTACAATCTGTACGTTATCCGGTGTGTAAAGGCTTCCTGCTCCACCTACTACAATCAGTCTTTTTACTCCCGACTGTTCTACAGCTTTTTCAATGTTCTCGGAACCGTTTAAAAAATCGTTGTAAAGGTTAGGGTTGGTCCATCCTGCATTGAATGTACTGATTACGGCATCGCTTCCTTTCAATGTCTCAGCCAGTTCGTTTACATTGTTTACATCAACACTTTTTGCAGTTACATTTTCCTGTGTTTTCACTTTTGATGCATCTCTTACCAATGCTTCTACAGCATATCCTCTGTCTGCTAATTCTGATACTACGTGTGCTCCTACAAATCCTGTTGCACCGATTACTGCTACTTTTTTCATAATGTTTTATTTTTAATTAAATTGTAATAAATTTTGTTACATTTAAGGTTAAAAAATTTTTATTCAAACTGGTCAGTGAATTCCTGTAATGACTTGTCTCCTAAAAAGTTTACCACCAATTGATCTGTTTCTTCAAATAATGTATTTAAATGATTGTTGATCTCTTTTCCAACACTGCATGCCGGATTGGGATTCTGATTTTTTTTACCTAATACTTCTGTATTTTTTACTGCTTTATAGATCTCGGAAATAGTGATCGTTTCAGCATTCTTTGCAAGCTGGCTTCCTCCCTCTTTTCCCTGTCTGCTGATAATAAGGCCTGCTTCTCTCAATACGCTGATCTCCTTTCGGATAATCACCGGATTCACATTGATACTACCGGCCATCCAGTCAGAAGTAAGCCACTCCTGAGGACTTTTCGCCAATAATGTCATAATATGTACTGCCGTAGCAAATCTTGTATTGTTCATTGTAATTACAGGGCAAAGATACACATTTTTTAAATGTAACAAAATTTATTACAGTTAAATTTTTCTTAAAGGATCAGTTTATCCAGATCCAGTAACAGATAATTGATATTCTGATTAATGGTACGGGTTGCCGACTGCATCTGATTCAGCATAGCAGCGCGGTTATGAAGATCATCAGCCCTGTAAAACCCGCCATCACTGAAAATCACAGATTTATCCGCCGCTTCCTTACTATCATCAAACTGGTAATGCAGCCACCTCTGTTTCATATTCCCTATAATGGAATGCTCTTCTTTATTGGAAAACTTTTTCTCTGTGTACATATACCAGATAAAAGGGGGAAAATTCGGAGACTCTAATTTTTCTTTCCAGATATCTCTCAAAAGGTTTCTCTGGTGAATAAACTCTACCTTTTTCCCTTTTGGATTAAGGGTTGCCAGTCCAAAACCTGCTCCCAGAACCCCTCCGCCAATATCGATGGCATTACTCCAGCCTTGATCATGTACAATTCCTCCTGCTATTGAAGCTGCTGCTCCTGCAACAATTGAATATAAAATAAGCTTATTATTTCTTGATGAATTTAAGTTATCCACATAATTTCCAATCTGGGCTACTCTTTCTCCTTCACAGTCGAACTCTGCGGCTACTGCATCCAGTTCCGTAAGAGCAATCGTTATTTTGCTGTTTATTTTTGTCTTCAACTGTAAAACTTTAACCTGGGAAGCAAGGGATGAATCTTTTTTAAGATCAATAATCTGATGAACTTCATCCAGATTATCCAGTGCGTTTAAGATAAGAATACTCTGATCAGAAAATACTTCTTTTAATTCTTTATTGGCTGCCAATATAGAATCTGAATTATAAGACGGAAGTTTGTTGCTGTAGTTATATTTGAACGGCGCTTTACAGTAGCTGTCTTTCAGGGTGAGAATATTCTGCTGAATAGCCTGATTCTTCCTGGAAACACAGGAAGTAAGAAGCCCGAAAACAATCAATAGGTAAAAAAGTTTTTTCATTCAGTGATTTTTTGTGTTATCAGGTATATTGCAAAATAAATTTCTCCATTTTCCCAATTCTCCTATACGAATATAATACAAATAAAAAAATTTACCTGAAATCAGGTAAATTTTTAATCTATTTTTAAGAAGGATTATTTAATATCCAGCAGTTCAACTTCAAAAACAAGCGTACTGTTAGGCCCGATTTCTTTGCTGATTTCCTGATCGCCATACGCTAAGTGTGGAGGAATGATTAATCTCCATTTGCTGCCAACAGTCATTAACTGAAGTGCTTCCGTCCATCCTGAAATCACTCTGTTCAAAGGGAAAGATGCAGGTGTACCTCTTTTTACAGAACTGTCGAATACTTTCCCGGAAATAGTAGTTCCGTGGTAGTGGCATTTTACAGTAGATTTGGGTCCTGGTTTCGGGCCGTCGCCTTCTGTAATGATTTCATACTGTAAGCCGCTTGGTAACTGCACAACGCTTTCTCTTTTACCATACTCTTCCATATATTCTTTACCGTCTTTCAGGTTTTTTTCTGCTAATTCTTTTTTACGTTTAAATAACATATCTGCTACTCCCATATTATAATTTTTTACAAAGATAAGGCTTTTTGGGTTTGGAAGATGGGAGCACGATAAGCGAAGTTTAAAAGCCTGAAGAATTTTCCTCTCAAACAAAGTGACTTTAATTCATTCTCATTAAAAATAAATAAACACTAATAATCAACAAGTTAAAAAGATTATTTTTCAATATTCATTAATCATATAGTCTTACATTTTTGATTTTCAAAGAGCTTTTCCACAAAATTCAAATATTTGTAATACTTATTTAACACAGATTTCGAAACTTGGCGTTATAATTGGATTTTAAAAACTAAATGCCAAATCCACTAAAATATAATAAGAAGTTTGATGAACTGAATGAAGAGGAAAAAAAGCTTCTGGAAATCAATAAAAAAACAATAGCAGATTTTGTTGAACAATCCTCTTCCATCAGCGATGTCAACTATGCTACCAGAAATGCCCATGCCAAAACGTATGCGGTAGCAAAAGGTACATTCAGGATAGAATCTGATATTCCGGAATCACTGCAGCCTTTTTTTGATAAGGAAAAATTTGATCTTACTATACGGTTTTCCAATGCTCAGCTGAAAATTAAGAATACAAGAAAGGATATTCCTGCCTACGGCTTTGCAGTGCAGATCAAGAATGAAAACGGTGGGCTTCTTGCCAATTATCCATTGGTGAATTTTCCCCTGTTTCCTATAAATTCTGTTTCAAATTTTTTGAAACTGTTTACGGCGGTCAACAGATTTTACACCAAAAAATGGAGCAGTTTGTTTACCCTGCTGCTTCAGATGATTAAAATGACTCCTTCCCTGCTAACAGCTGATATGGTTCGTAATATGATTCAACTTCTTCGTAAAAGAAATGATTTTATTCTTTCCTTCGACTATCATTCTATAGGAGCTTACCGGCTTGGAGATCATATCATCAAAATAAAACTGTCTCCTCAATCTGTGGATAAGAACATTGGAAAAAAACAAAAGGTCAAGGATTCTTTAAAAAACTATCTGCAAACCCATGATTTTAAAGCCGATGTTTTAGTGCAGATCTGTTATGACCTGAAAGATCAGCCGATCAACAGACTGAATGTTGAGTGGAGAAATTCTCCTTTTATTAAAATCGGTGAGGTCAGAATCAATAAAAATTCTTTGCTGGATGCGCGGGACTGTACCAATGAATTGCTTTCATTCAATCCTTTTGAAAGTAAAATATTTTTTCAGCCTATAGGAAAAATACAAAAGCTGCGTGATGAAGCTTATAAAGTTTCTGTGCAGACCAGAAGGAAAATTAATAAGTTACTGCATGGGAAAAACAGTTAAAATAATGATGAGTTATGAATGATGAATTTTTGCATGTGATGTGAAAAAGATTGATCCAACTAAAAAATAAAAGACTGTTGTGACAACAGTCTTTACATCTTATTTAAACTTTCGTTCTTCTTCTTTGATAGCCAGATCATTGATACTGGCATATCTTTTTGCCATGAGCCCGTTCTCATCGAACTCCCAGTTTTCATTCCCATAAGCCCTGAACCATTTCCCTTCCTTGGTTTGGTACTCATATTCAAAACGAACGGCAATACGATTGTCGGTGTGTGCCCAATATTCCTTTTTAAGCTTATAATGAAGCTCTTTTTCCCATTTTTTCTGCAGAAATACTACAATCTCTTCTCTCCCATTCACAAAGGTATCTCTGTTTCTCCATTCGCTGTCGATGGTATATGCTTTGGAAACCTTTTCAGGATCCTGACTGTTCCAGGCATCTTCTGCGAGTTGAATTTTTTCCAGGGCCGTTTCAAGAGTGAAAGGCGGAAGCGGATGTTTCTGTTCCATAACTTATTGTATTAAATTGGTCACTATTTTTTTTGATTTTTCAATGAGTTCATTGGATTTGAAAAGCTGGCTTTCTATGATACTGCTTTCAAAAAGCATGTAGACATGATCCGAAAATTCATTATCATCGAGCAATTCTAAAAAAAAATTTCTCAGATCTGCTTTATGAGACTGAATAACGCTCAGTATTTTAGTATTATCCATGGGGATCTCCGACAGAATATTCAGAAAGCTGCAACCTCTGAAATTTTCCTTTTCGTTCATATACACGAGGAAATCGAAAGCATTGATGATCTTGGATTTTAAGCTTTTTTCTTTTGCTATAAAGTGATTGAGCTCACCAAACCAATATTCATGTCTTACCTTCAGAAATTCTACACACAGATCTTCTTTGGATTTAAAATGCTGATAAAAGCTTGCCTTGGCAACTTCAGCTTCGGAAATAATCTGATTGATTCCGGTAGAATTATACCCTTGTTTTGCAAACAATTCGAAGGTTATTTCTACTATTCTTTCTCTTGGAGATTTCATATGCTTTTCTTTTCTGGAACAAATGTATGAAAAAAAATTACATACAGACCAGTCTGTCTGTTTTTATTTTTAATTTTTTTTTTGAGAATTTTTGAAAGCGCAAAGGCGCTAAATTTTTATAGATTTAACATATTTAAGGCGCAAAGATTTTATCTCCGATAAAACTTAATAATGCTAAGAAAGGCTTTGAATGAAACCGGTAATTGCGCAGTAATCTTGCTGAAAATCTTCGATTTTCTTGTGTCTTAAAAGCAGCATAATTTTTATCTTCTTTGCGCCTTTGCGTTGTCCAACTAAGAATATGAATAGAAAAAGCCTCCAGAAATAGATTCCAGAGGCTTGATAGTATATTTTAAATAGGATTACTCTTCCAGTTCTTCTTTCTTCTCTTCTTCTTTTTCAGGGAAGATAACGGATAAAAGAACAGAGATCACCAATACACCTCCTACGATTCCTAATGAAACCGGAGACGGAATATGGATCCATGGCGCAATAAGCATCTTAACTCCAATGAAGGACAGGATAATCGCCAATCCATATGGAAGTTTGCTGAACATATGAATAAAGTTCGCTAACAGGAAATATAATGATCTTAATCCTAAAATAGCAAAGATATTTGATGTATAAAGGATAAACGGGTCATTTGAGATTGCAAAGATCGCCGGGATGGAGTCTACAGCGAAAAGAACGTCCGTAAATTCAATAACACCCACTACTACTAAAAGAGGAGTTGCCATTTTAATTCCGTTTTGGATGGTGAAGAACTTATCTCCATCGTAGTTATCTGAAACTTTCCAGAAACTCTTGATCAGTTTTGCTCCTGCTGTATTACTGTAATCTTCATCGTCACCATCATCACCGTCACCCCATGATTTGATCCCTGCATAGACAAGGAATAATCCGAATAAGGTCATGACTACGTTGATTTTCACTGCTTCACCGAAGATATTCATTTCAGGAAGATAGGTAAGATTAATCAGTCCTACTCCTGCAAAAATGAATATAGCTCTGAAGATCAGCGCTCCGATAATCCCCCAGAAAAGGACTTTGTGATGAAGATATTTCGGAACTTTAAAGAACCCGAAAACGAGGATAAATACAAATAAATTATCCACAGACAAGGCTTTTTCAATCCAATAAGCAGCCTGATACTGTGTAAATTTCTCTACTGCCAAAGCATGGCTTTCAGGGCTTCCGTCGGTATTGAATACCCAATATACCACCCCTGAAAAAACCATGGAAAGCGAAATCCATACGATAGACCAGATGGTAGCTTCTTTGGAAGAGACTTCATGACTTTTTTTATTAAATACCCCTAAGTCCAGGAGCAGCATGATAACAACCGTTACTGCGAATCCCCACACCAGACCAGGGTGCAGTTCTAAAATACTTTGATGTTCCACTTGAGTTATGTTATTATATGATAAAAGCAATAGATGCACAGAGTACAAATATTGCTATTTTATTTATCTTTTGATTGACAATTGATTATAAGTAATTCATCTGCACTGTCTGGATCGTCTGCTCCAGCTTTTTATCTGCTGTAGGATCTCCGATCGCATTGAATTTCCATTCTCCGTTTCTCTTGTAGAAAACCCCCATTACCATGGCAACATGTCCGCTGAAAGAAGCATCATTCGCAATATCATATTTTGCAAAAACTTCTCTCACATTGGTAGGTGATCCTTCATAAATACGGATAGAAGCAAAAGGAATAGTTCCGAAATCCTGGCCTCTGTAGCTGTTCAAAACCATTGCCACATGCTCAACATTCGGTTCCAGCTGGCTGAAATCTACCGTGATTACTTCATTATCCAATCCGTCATCTCCGTTTACGTCACCGGTAAGGTCGTCTCCACTGTGTCTTACAGATCCGTTTCTTGATTTAAGATTTCCGAAATAGATTACTTCTGTAACGTTTTTGTTTGAATCATATAAAATACA
Encoded here:
- a CDS encoding NAD(P)H-dependent glycerol-3-phosphate dehydrogenase translates to MAKKKIISESSNPKKNKKDISVGVVGSGSFATAIVKMLVENCKVVHWCVRNEFVKGAIELRGHNPTYLTAAHFNLKSLKLTTDINELVSACDVIVLATPSIYLSDTLDKMTCDYSDKIFISAIKGIIPKVNDVVAHYLRDEFKIGFRNQAVIAGPCHAEEVAMERLSYLTIAAVEDETAEKLEGIFSSDFIKVHTSKDILGNEYSAILKNIFAIGAGIASGLGYGDNFTAVFVSNAIREMETFLEAIYEAPRDVNESAYLGDLLVTAYSLFSRNRNLGNLIGKGYTVKSAIQSMNMVAEGYYAADSIYKTAKQKNLKLPIIDTVYAILYEGKNAEKQFKKLTAKLN
- a CDS encoding TerC/Alx family metal homeostasis membrane protein, which produces MEHQSILELHPGLVWGFAVTVVIMLLLDLGVFNKKSHEVSSKEATIWSIVWISLSMVFSGVVYWVFNTDGSPESHALAVEKFTQYQAAYWIEKALSVDNLFVFILVFGFFKVPKYLHHKVLFWGIIGALIFRAIFIFAGVGLINLTYLPEMNIFGEAVKINVVMTLFGLFLVYAGIKSWGDGDDGDDEDYSNTAGAKLIKSFWKVSDNYDGDKFFTIQNGIKMATPLLVVVGVIEFTDVLFAVDSIPAIFAISNDPFILYTSNIFAILGLRSLYFLLANFIHMFSKLPYGLAIILSFIGVKMLIAPWIHIPSPVSLGIVGGVLVISVLLSVIFPEKEEEKKEELEE
- a CDS encoding catalase, whose amino-acid sequence is MPNPLKYNKKFDELNEEEKKLLEINKKTIADFVEQSSSISDVNYATRNAHAKTYAVAKGTFRIESDIPESLQPFFDKEKFDLTIRFSNAQLKIKNTRKDIPAYGFAVQIKNENGGLLANYPLVNFPLFPINSVSNFLKLFTAVNRFYTKKWSSLFTLLLQMIKMTPSLLTADMVRNMIQLLRKRNDFILSFDYHSIGAYRLGDHIIKIKLSPQSVDKNIGKKQKVKDSLKNYLQTHDFKADVLVQICYDLKDQPINRLNVEWRNSPFIKIGEVRINKNSLLDARDCTNELLSFNPFESKIFFQPIGKIQKLRDEAYKVSVQTRRKINKLLHGKNS
- a CDS encoding Rrf2 family transcriptional regulator; amino-acid sequence: MNNTRFATAVHIMTLLAKSPQEWLTSDWMAGSINVNPVIIRKEISVLREAGLIISRQGKEGGSQLAKNAETITISEIYKAVKNTEVLGKKNQNPNPACSVGKEINNHLNTLFEETDQLVVNFLGDKSLQEFTDQFE
- a CDS encoding TetR/AcrR family transcriptional regulator, with the protein product MKSPRERIVEITFELFAKQGYNSTGINQIISEAEVAKASFYQHFKSKEDLCVEFLKVRHEYWFGELNHFIAKEKSLKSKIINAFDFLVYMNEKENFRGCSFLNILSEIPMDNTKILSVIQSHKADLRNFFLELLDDNEFSDHVYMLFESSIIESQLFKSNELIEKSKKIVTNLIQ
- a CDS encoding FKBP-type peptidyl-prolyl cis-trans isomerase, coding for MGVADMLFKRKKELAEKNLKDGKEYMEEYGKRESVVQLPSGLQYEIITEGDGPKPGPKSTVKCHYHGTTISGKVFDSSVKRGTPASFPLNRVISGWTEALQLMTVGSKWRLIIPPHLAYGDQEISKEIGPNSTLVFEVELLDIK
- a CDS encoding TerD family protein, with product MAINLQKGQRINLKKENGAELSQACVGINWGAIEKKGFFGTKKEAVDLDGSCILYDSNKNVTEVIYFGNLKSRNGSVRHSGDDLTGDVNGDDGLDNEVITVDFSQLEPNVEHVAMVLNSYRGQDFGTIPFASIRIYEGSPTNVREVFAKYDIANDASFSGHVAMVMGVFYKRNGEWKFNAIGDPTADKKLEQTIQTVQMNYL
- a CDS encoding MBL fold metallo-hydrolase; the protein is MIQKKLWSLLALLGFISIFAGNLKVKVYNPGAKAIFPITSTIIYGDKDAILVDAQFQKQYAEQLVKEIKATGKNLKTVFISHSDPDFYFGLDVIRKAFPNAKIISTAQTAYLISASKDDKMGVWKPQLKADAPSEIIIPEAVTSIPDLEGNKIEIRQNPEDPAHSFLWIPSIKTIAGGISVSVGSHLWMADTQNVKAIDQWIGQIDAMKGLKPEKVIPSHFAELSTSPQSLDFVKNYLENYKQAVTENKTTSAIVDFMVKKYPDLPGKEELEMGVKVYLKEMDWDLKSPYPVIGSKVEVDFGEVKFILDFKDNKTMTFTGTEGSSKNSTDTVEYTAVEVAKNVFMVYWHEPHLGFNVTHIQDYNKNIVYSNIAGPDGTFTHPKGTLKILK
- a CDS encoding NAD(P)-dependent oxidoreductase produces the protein MKKVAVIGATGFVGAHVVSELADRGYAVEALVRDASKVKTQENVTAKSVDVNNVNELAETLKGSDAVISTFNAGWTNPNLYNDFLNGSENIEKAVEQSGVKRLIVVGGAGSLYTPDNVQIVDTPDFPEAYKPGATAARDYLNKIKENNTLDWTFFSPAIEMNQANVGERTGKYRTSLETPVFDENGRSRLSVEDVAVVLVDELEQNNHIRERFTAAY
- a CDS encoding M23 family metallopeptidase, whose product is MKKFLSSKKNVNILLGGLLLVVFAQGVFIAKLFSERDDKTYEVNLVKINTEKDSVDYLKMKTDLTLVDQTVAQLNSFLKSKDITNEKLMMLNQDSISNSIYLSKQANRYSQYLMDLQKKLMQVPLGMPTDGYISSNFGIRKNPIPFKTVFASVKSGAATETKPAAVAAAKPEVKAEPVEKIVELTDSYGNKREVKVMVTPKASPVAAAPAPSTTKTVAGIAAKTTIAEKNNPPAEADQMQFHKGLDIAVAYGSDVRAAAAGTVIFSGQKGGYGNCVIVSHGNGLATLYGHLSELVAKVNDKVKVGQVIAKSGNSGRSTGPHLHYEVHKNNTPINPKLFMNL
- a CDS encoding DUF1348 family protein, whose amino-acid sequence is MEQKHPLPPFTLETALEKIQLAEDAWNSQDPEKVSKAYTIDSEWRNRDTFVNGREEIVVFLQKKWEKELHYKLKKEYWAHTDNRIAVRFEYEYQTKEGKWFRAYGNENWEFDENGLMAKRYASINDLAIKEEERKFK